One window from the genome of Eublepharis macularius isolate TG4126 chromosome 15, MPM_Emac_v1.0, whole genome shotgun sequence encodes:
- the SH3BGRL3 gene encoding SH3 domain-binding glutamic acid-rich-like protein 3, translating to MPAAAGPIGLRDHMRGGAGRKPLPPPPSSAPRRSEPSRGQRRGSSWEPRSAMACLTVYSTSVTGSREIKSQQSEVTRILDGKNIKYVLVDISQDNALREEMRAKSGNPKAIPPQIFNGDHYCGDYELFVEAVEQNTLPEFLKLA from the exons ATGCCCGCGGCTGCCGGCCCCATTGGTCTCCGCGATCACATGCGGGGCGGGGCGGGAAGGAAGCCGCTGCCTCCCCCGCCCTCCTCGGCTCCGCGGCGCTCTGAGCCATCCCGCGGCCAAAGGAGAGGGAGCAGCTGGGAGCCCCGCAGCGCCATGGCTTGCCTCACGGTCTACAGCACCTCGGTGACCGGCTCCCGGGAG ATCAAATCTCAACAGAGCGAAGTGACCAGGATCCTGGATGGAAAGAACATCAAGTACGTTCTGGTGGATATTTCCCAGGATAATGCCTTGCGGGAAGAAATGAGGGCCAAATCCGGCAACCCCAAAGCCATCCCTCCGCAGATTTTCAATGGGGACCACTACTGCGGG GACTACGAGTTATTTGTGGAAGCAGTGGAACAAAACACCCTGCCAGAGTTCCTGAAGCTAGCCTGA